One Mycolicibacterium parafortuitum DNA segment encodes these proteins:
- a CDS encoding EAL domain-containing protein — protein sequence MRVDEAGERLMADPPGVPGDLVRTLLGVLRQRLGLDTAWLSSFQDGTQTIEVLDGDAESLGLTPGTRTPLSETYCVRVIDGRLPNVVPDTKANQTTAAMAVTQRPGMAAYVGAPVIGHAGAAGMVCLVSGEPKPYLGEDDLKLVKQVADLIGALIETPGRRSDSVDRRHVIRRVVAENDFEVVFQAVHDVTDGKVVGLEALSRFHCEPFRPDAFFELAAQMGLGVELEMAIVRRVLALMPQLPPDVFVAINVSPAAAMAAPWTELLQDVDPARIVLEITEHDAVQNYAALDDALETCRSHGVRVAADDVGAGFASFSHVLELAPEFVKIDHSIIRHMDVDDARRRLAHAIADFAGQIGAMVIAEGVESQSELDAVNAAGITWAQGFFLSRPRSHEHGFPAAVTTAEPVDSVDAAVDLLGERRFELALAHSPIGMAVVGLDGSFLRTNRALRAMLGYSRRAMSQMTFQDITHPDDLDLDLSLVNECLDGRRRSYRIDKRYLAADGSIVWCALTAVLVHAPRDQPRCFVSQIVDVTADRVREAELARRATTDPLTAIANRSAAWARLEQLDADGAGYGVLFCDIERFKSVNDRHGHHAGDRLLVEVADRLHAAVQPFDLVARWGGDEFLIVTPRADHRVLEGLADRIVATVEAAPMRLGGGVEEPVALTVGVAAHQAGDDRSIDDVLDLADHAVVEQRRRRPRVRRRLGASRRRD from the coding sequence ATGCGTGTCGATGAGGCGGGCGAACGCCTCATGGCGGATCCGCCCGGGGTGCCGGGCGACCTGGTGCGCACGCTGCTGGGCGTCCTGCGCCAGCGTCTCGGCCTCGACACCGCGTGGCTGTCCTCGTTCCAGGACGGCACCCAGACCATCGAAGTCCTCGACGGGGACGCCGAATCGCTCGGACTGACCCCGGGCACGCGCACGCCGCTGTCGGAGACCTACTGCGTGCGCGTCATCGACGGGCGGCTGCCCAACGTCGTACCCGACACCAAAGCCAACCAGACCACCGCCGCGATGGCGGTCACCCAGAGACCAGGGATGGCCGCCTATGTCGGCGCGCCGGTCATCGGCCACGCGGGCGCGGCGGGGATGGTCTGCCTGGTCAGCGGCGAGCCGAAACCCTATCTCGGCGAAGACGATCTGAAACTGGTCAAGCAGGTCGCCGACCTGATCGGCGCGCTGATCGAAACTCCGGGGCGGCGGTCGGACTCCGTCGACCGGCGCCACGTGATCCGCCGCGTCGTCGCCGAGAACGATTTCGAGGTGGTGTTCCAGGCGGTCCACGACGTCACCGACGGCAAGGTCGTCGGCCTCGAGGCGCTCTCCCGGTTCCACTGCGAGCCGTTCCGCCCCGACGCGTTCTTCGAACTTGCCGCCCAGATGGGGCTCGGCGTCGAACTGGAGATGGCGATCGTGCGGCGTGTGCTGGCGCTGATGCCGCAGCTGCCGCCCGACGTGTTCGTCGCGATCAATGTGTCCCCGGCCGCGGCGATGGCGGCTCCGTGGACCGAGCTGCTGCAGGACGTCGACCCGGCCCGCATCGTCCTCGAGATCACCGAACACGACGCCGTGCAGAACTACGCCGCGCTCGACGACGCGCTGGAAACCTGTCGGTCGCACGGGGTGCGGGTGGCCGCCGATGACGTCGGTGCCGGGTTCGCGTCGTTCTCCCACGTGCTGGAGCTGGCCCCGGAGTTCGTCAAGATCGACCATTCGATCATCCGCCACATGGACGTCGACGACGCCCGCCGCCGGCTCGCCCACGCGATCGCCGACTTCGCCGGCCAGATCGGCGCCATGGTGATCGCCGAGGGTGTGGAGAGCCAGAGCGAACTCGACGCGGTCAACGCCGCGGGGATCACCTGGGCGCAGGGCTTTTTCCTGAGCCGCCCCCGATCGCACGAACACGGCTTCCCCGCCGCGGTGACCACCGCCGAACCGGTCGACTCGGTGGACGCCGCGGTCGACCTGTTGGGGGAGCGGCGCTTCGAGCTGGCCCTGGCCCACTCGCCGATCGGGATGGCCGTCGTCGGTCTCGACGGATCATTCCTGCGCACCAACCGGGCGCTGCGCGCGATGCTCGGCTACAGCCGACGGGCCATGTCGCAGATGACCTTTCAGGACATCACCCACCCCGACGACCTGGATCTGGACCTGTCGCTGGTCAACGAATGCCTGGACGGCCGGCGCCGGTCGTACCGGATCGACAAGCGCTACCTCGCCGCCGACGGCAGCATCGTGTGGTGCGCGCTGACCGCGGTTCTGGTGCACGCGCCCCGGGATCAGCCGCGCTGCTTCGTCTCCCAGATCGTCGACGTGACCGCCGACCGGGTGCGCGAAGCCGAACTGGCCCGCCGCGCCACCACCGACCCGCTCACCGCGATCGCGAACCGGTCGGCGGCGTGGGCCCGGCTGGAACAACTCGACGCCGACGGCGCCGGGTACGGGGTGCTGTTCTGCGACATCGAGCGGTTCAAGTCGGTCAACGACCGGCACGGCCACCACGCCGGCGACCGGCTACTGGTCGAGGTCGCCGACCGGCTGCACGCCGCGGTGCAGCCGTTCGACCTGGTGGCACGCTGGGGCGGCGACGAATTCCTGATCGTCACCCCCCGCGCCGACCATCGCGTGCTGGAAGGCCTGGCAGACCGGATCGTGGCGACGGTCGAAGCCGCGCCGATGCGGCTGGGCGGAGGTGTCGAGGAGCCCGTCGCGCTGACTGTCGGCGTCGCGGCGCACCAGGCCGGCGACGACCGCTCGATCGACGACGTGCTCGATCTGGCCGATCATGCCGTCGTCGAGCAGCGACGCCGACGCCCGCGGGTACGCAGGCGGCTGGGAGCGTCGCGGCGGCGCGACTAA
- a CDS encoding organic hydroperoxide resistance protein produces the protein MKTLYTAEALATGEGRDGHGRTSDGKVDVTLSIPKEMGGTGVGTNPEQLFAIGYAACYHSALRLVARQQKADVSDSAVGAKVTLGSNDDGAFGLAVELEITLPNVDPTTAQQLAEAAHQVCPYSNATRGNIDVKLTITDD, from the coding sequence ATGAAGACTCTCTACACCGCGGAAGCACTGGCCACCGGTGAAGGCCGCGACGGCCACGGGCGCACCTCTGACGGCAAAGTCGATGTCACGCTGAGCATTCCGAAGGAGATGGGCGGCACCGGCGTCGGCACCAACCCGGAACAGCTGTTCGCGATCGGCTACGCGGCGTGCTACCACTCGGCGCTGCGCCTGGTCGCACGCCAGCAGAAGGCCGACGTCTCCGATTCGGCCGTGGGCGCGAAGGTGACCCTCGGTTCCAACGACGACGGCGCGTTCGGACTGGCCGTCGAGCTGGAGATCACGCTGCCCAACGTCGACCCCACCACCGCGCAGCAGCTGGCCGAGGCCGCACACCAGGTGTGCCCGTATTCCAACGCGACCCGCGGCAACATCGACGTGAAGCTGACCATCACCGACGACTGA
- a CDS encoding MarR family winged helix-turn-helix transcriptional regulator: MHAARLDDQLCFALYTAQRTVTAAYRPLLDELGITYPQYLVLLVLWEDGPCSVSYLGERLQLDSGTLSPLLKRLEAVGLVARRRSADDERRVEVSLTEAGTRLEERAACVPERLLAGFGASEAELAELRDALKHLVRHMQEPHERNP; encoded by the coding sequence GTGCATGCCGCCCGACTCGACGACCAGCTCTGCTTCGCCCTTTACACGGCGCAGCGGACAGTGACGGCCGCCTATCGGCCGCTGCTCGACGAACTCGGCATCACCTATCCCCAGTACCTCGTGCTGTTGGTGCTGTGGGAGGACGGCCCCTGCTCGGTCAGCTACCTCGGGGAGCGGCTACAGCTCGACTCGGGCACCCTCTCGCCGCTGCTGAAGCGGCTCGAAGCCGTCGGCCTGGTGGCCCGCCGCCGCTCGGCCGACGACGAGCGTCGCGTCGAGGTGTCGCTCACCGAGGCGGGCACGCGCCTGGAGGAGCGGGCGGCCTGTGTCCCCGAACGTCTGCTGGCCGGTTTCGGAGCGTCCGAAGCCGAGCTCGCCGAGTTGCGGGATGCGTTGAAACACCTTGTGCGACACATGCAAGAACCCCACGAAAGGAACCCCTGA
- a CDS encoding PE-PPE domain-containing protein, translating into MSYARNVGRVGALAIALGVGIGLGAAPVIASADDTAASSSSSADNSPSREAKKSSADRDDENSAPTTAKAASDDDAESVTPRRSRNKPMLSSVERDERAADDDAPADDDAPAESDDAPVDAPSDDTTAPAPAAEPPAPEPADTVSVPVPDKAAPTPDTATVPSAPAQTTSLWVLLSAAWRQVGRSDIGLTPAKPAVPHKPGATVPETPVVPQVPDVPATTPVNVAPVVDPAVHTPGWFGSVWGRVNATDPDGDRLVYRADPATKGTVSVSRWGRVIYTPTVAARRAAGAADATAADKTDTFTITVDDGSGNVVAVPVTVTIKPLKTLASRTPTVPKDRTPADAQNPMPPAEQGDGRVVITIGGLGTKPEDTGDYLQGYAKAEGNTWIPLAYPAAARQSSITEGAANLDRLLRTTTGVIDVIAMSQGAQVVGEWLSTYASLHDAPPADRIRFTLLGNPGRALGANPDRLGWNGLRIALTPENTAYTVRDIAQRWDGWANWENWPSLQRVAEDVVRLFVGMFTDHSGAYDDVDVTTLEVRAVVGNTTYYVAV; encoded by the coding sequence ATGAGTTACGCAAGAAACGTCGGGCGCGTTGGTGCGCTCGCGATAGCGCTCGGCGTCGGCATCGGGCTGGGCGCCGCGCCCGTCATCGCATCCGCCGACGACACGGCTGCCAGCAGCAGCTCCTCCGCCGACAACTCGCCCTCCCGCGAGGCCAAGAAGTCCTCCGCCGACCGCGACGACGAGAACAGCGCCCCCACGACCGCGAAGGCCGCGTCCGACGACGACGCCGAGTCGGTAACCCCGCGCCGGTCCCGCAACAAGCCGATGCTGTCGAGCGTCGAACGCGACGAGCGCGCCGCCGACGACGACGCGCCCGCCGACGATGACGCACCAGCCGAGTCCGACGACGCACCGGTCGATGCCCCGTCCGACGACACCACCGCGCCGGCCCCCGCCGCCGAGCCGCCCGCGCCAGAGCCCGCCGACACCGTCTCGGTGCCCGTGCCCGACAAAGCGGCACCGACCCCGGACACCGCGACCGTGCCGTCCGCTCCGGCGCAGACCACGTCGCTGTGGGTGCTGCTGTCCGCGGCGTGGCGCCAAGTCGGCCGCTCCGACATCGGCCTGACTCCGGCCAAACCGGCGGTACCCCACAAGCCCGGCGCCACCGTGCCGGAAACCCCGGTGGTCCCGCAGGTTCCGGACGTCCCGGCCACCACACCCGTCAATGTCGCACCCGTCGTCGATCCGGCCGTGCACACTCCCGGCTGGTTCGGCTCGGTCTGGGGTCGCGTCAACGCCACCGACCCCGACGGCGACCGCCTTGTCTACCGGGCCGACCCCGCGACCAAAGGCACTGTGTCGGTGTCTCGTTGGGGCCGGGTCATCTACACCCCGACCGTCGCCGCGCGCCGTGCCGCGGGTGCCGCCGACGCGACCGCGGCGGACAAGACCGACACCTTCACCATCACCGTCGACGACGGCAGCGGCAACGTGGTCGCCGTCCCGGTCACGGTCACGATCAAACCGCTCAAGACGCTGGCCTCGCGCACCCCGACCGTCCCCAAGGACCGGACACCGGCCGACGCCCAGAACCCGATGCCGCCCGCCGAACAGGGTGACGGCAGGGTCGTCATCACCATCGGCGGGCTCGGCACCAAGCCGGAGGACACCGGCGACTACCTCCAGGGCTACGCGAAAGCCGAAGGCAATACCTGGATTCCGCTCGCATATCCCGCCGCGGCGCGACAGAGTTCGATCACCGAGGGCGCGGCCAACCTCGACCGGCTGCTGCGCACCACCACCGGAGTGATCGACGTGATCGCGATGTCGCAGGGCGCGCAGGTCGTCGGCGAATGGCTGTCGACGTACGCGTCCTTGCACGACGCGCCGCCCGCCGACCGGATCCGGTTCACGCTGCTGGGCAACCCGGGTCGCGCGCTCGGCGCCAACCCGGACCGGTTGGGCTGGAACGGATTACGGATCGCATTGACCCCCGAGAACACGGCGTACACCGTCCGCGACATCGCCCAGCGTTGGGACGGCTGGGCGAACTGGGAGAACTGGCCCAGCCTGCAGCGGGTGGCCGAAGACGTGGTCCGCCTGTTCGTCGGGATGTTCACCGACCACTCAGGCGCCTACGACGACGTCGACGTGACGACGCTCGAAGTCCGGGCGGTCGTCGGAAACACCACCTACTACGTGGCGGTCTAG
- a CDS encoding DUF732 domain-containing protein: MSFCVFCGGALTDAMHCNSCGAVNVGGTWHESAYTPSGGTGGGWQPDPAGRHEGRYFVGGQPTDLVRDGSVEGLDAMGRQQLDSAVAEPVSANANPHKRRQRVLVSAVVAVLAVTGAGIGAYAYLTRDRTTADDRYLVALKQSGYSAEFNSDANAVAHGKQVCRTLDEGGPQQGMPADEVAVQYFCPQFVEGFHVLETATITGSFTLNDEDPNPYLPAIEVDGSSCVGAGGFADVHPGTPVTVKNGKGEILTTTYLEDGQGGRFRCTFGFSFEVTEGQDRYVVAVGKRGELSYSFADLRVAGVALTLG, translated from the coding sequence ATGAGCTTTTGCGTGTTCTGCGGCGGTGCGCTCACCGACGCGATGCACTGCAATTCGTGCGGCGCGGTCAACGTCGGCGGCACTTGGCACGAATCCGCGTACACGCCGTCGGGTGGGACGGGCGGTGGTTGGCAGCCGGATCCGGCGGGCCGACACGAGGGCCGGTACTTCGTCGGCGGCCAGCCCACCGATCTGGTCCGCGACGGCAGTGTCGAAGGACTCGACGCGATGGGTAGGCAACAACTGGATAGTGCTGTCGCCGAGCCGGTTTCGGCCAATGCGAACCCGCACAAGCGGCGGCAGCGAGTGCTCGTCTCCGCCGTTGTAGCGGTGCTCGCCGTCACCGGTGCCGGTATCGGAGCGTATGCGTACCTGACCCGCGACCGGACCACGGCCGACGACCGCTATCTCGTGGCTCTGAAGCAATCGGGATATTCGGCGGAATTCAACTCCGACGCGAACGCCGTCGCGCACGGCAAGCAGGTCTGCCGGACCCTTGACGAAGGCGGGCCCCAGCAGGGGATGCCGGCTGACGAAGTCGCGGTGCAGTACTTCTGTCCTCAGTTTGTCGAGGGGTTTCACGTGCTCGAGACGGCGACGATCACCGGAAGCTTCACCCTCAACGACGAGGACCCGAACCCGTACCTCCCGGCGATCGAGGTGGACGGATCGTCGTGCGTCGGGGCGGGCGGGTTCGCCGACGTCCATCCGGGGACACCGGTCACGGTGAAGAACGGCAAGGGTGAGATCCTCACCACGACCTATCTCGAGGACGGTCAGGGCGGGCGCTTCCGGTGCACGTTCGGCTTCAGCTTCGAGGTGACCGAAGGCCAGGACCGCTACGTGGTGGCGGTCGGCAAGCGCGGGGAGTTGAGCTATTCGTTTGCCGATCTGCGGGTCGCAGGAGTGGCGCTGACCCTGGGCTGA
- a CDS encoding zinc ribbon domain-containing protein, translated as MSGEFDGTPLVVCPQGHANAWHYRFCGQCGSPIGAVAYPDDGVVESTSLPRRRGWLIGGVVAAVSVVAAAVTAGVLLVGSSTDEAAVPQTGGFTAGTANPAAAVPTCATAPLVQAESVDMTPDGLTVDAAFMSQCPGGNTETASSARITVADGQRDIAAGLFDFSASPLTMKPGETVRRTLVFPAGMYWRTTEMFSGAPQLVFHSGDDTEVTSASSTVGSQRVVAHTVAEPEHGSIDGVAEAVLRELRDADYAYVSGSLANRWIPQISAKKAGLVVDGRTLTSTDVLRNHLALRDKYSNVRLLSSGQWTTFSSGDFWVTVVGQPKLSPAEANAWCDAQRIRVDDCFAKFVSSLFGVEGTTAYRK; from the coding sequence GTGAGTGGTGAGTTCGACGGGACACCGTTGGTGGTCTGTCCGCAGGGGCACGCCAACGCCTGGCATTACCGTTTCTGCGGGCAGTGTGGTTCGCCGATCGGCGCCGTGGCCTATCCCGACGACGGGGTGGTCGAGTCGACGTCCCTTCCCCGGCGCCGCGGGTGGCTGATCGGCGGCGTGGTCGCGGCGGTGTCTGTGGTCGCCGCCGCCGTCACGGCCGGGGTGCTGCTGGTGGGCTCCTCGACCGACGAGGCGGCCGTCCCACAGACCGGCGGATTTACGGCCGGGACGGCCAATCCGGCCGCCGCCGTCCCGACCTGCGCGACGGCGCCGCTGGTGCAGGCCGAGTCTGTCGACATGACCCCCGACGGACTGACCGTCGACGCCGCATTCATGTCGCAGTGCCCGGGCGGTAACACCGAGACCGCGTCGTCGGCGCGGATCACCGTCGCCGACGGGCAGCGCGACATCGCAGCCGGCCTTTTCGACTTCTCCGCGTCACCGTTGACGATGAAGCCCGGCGAGACGGTCCGCCGAACGCTGGTGTTCCCGGCCGGGATGTACTGGCGCACCACCGAGATGTTCTCCGGTGCACCACAGCTCGTCTTCCATTCCGGTGACGACACCGAGGTGACGAGTGCTTCGTCGACGGTGGGGTCGCAACGCGTGGTCGCGCACACGGTCGCCGAACCGGAACACGGCAGTATCGACGGGGTGGCCGAAGCGGTGTTGCGTGAGCTGCGGGATGCCGACTATGCGTACGTATCCGGGTCGCTCGCGAATCGCTGGATACCGCAGATCAGTGCGAAGAAGGCGGGTCTGGTCGTCGATGGCCGGACACTGACCAGTACCGACGTGCTGCGCAATCACCTTGCGCTGCGGGACAAGTACAGCAATGTGCGGCTGCTGTCCTCGGGTCAATGGACGACGTTCAGTTCGGGGGATTTCTGGGTGACCGTCGTCGGGCAGCCGAAACTCTCGCCGGCCGAGGCCAATGCGTGGTGCGACGCGCAGAGGATCCGCGTCGACGACTGTTTCGCCAAATTCGTCAGCTCGCTGTTCGGTGTCGAGGGCACCACGGCGTACCGGAAGTGA
- a CDS encoding DUF732 domain-containing protein, producing MKISTTLGALAGLAVTAATGLAAPAGAAPQDAAFLNRLQQVGITVFNSYGTIQDAYAVCRQLDLGTPHSQLAGYVMAANSDMDWESAADFVVLANMTYCPPK from the coding sequence ATGAAGATCTCCACAACGCTCGGCGCCCTCGCGGGGCTGGCGGTGACCGCGGCGACGGGCCTCGCCGCACCCGCGGGCGCGGCGCCCCAGGATGCCGCGTTCCTCAACCGGCTGCAGCAGGTGGGGATCACGGTCTTCAATTCGTACGGGACCATTCAAGACGCCTATGCCGTATGCCGGCAGCTCGATCTCGGCACACCGCATTCGCAGCTTGCCGGCTACGTGATGGCTGCCAACTCTGATATGGACTGGGAAAGCGCCGCGGACTTCGTCGTCCTCGCGAACATGACGTACTGCCCGCCCAAGTGA
- a CDS encoding CaiB/BaiF CoA transferase family protein: MPSAGPLSGVKVVDLTAVVAGPYCTQMMADMGADVVKVEAPQGDNARFISVGPEPGLSGVFTNVNRGKRSVVLDLQTEVGKDALRRLVAQADVFIHSMRAAAIAKLGFDYPAVAALNPSIVYTNCYGYGRSGPYAARPAYDDTIQAECGLAAVQEELTGTAGYVGSIMADKVCGLTALNATMMALFHRARTGEGQEVEVPMFETMAAFMLVEHANGAMFDPPLGPALYPRTVARNRRPYPTRDGHIAALIYNDKQWHAFVDAVQPDWDADRYATMAARAADIDTVYGLIGDVLRTRTTVEWLALFDELGIPASSLRSTDDLFTDPHLEAVGFFETVETEHGPVRFPGVPTGFSRTPGRIRGSAPRLGEHTAEVLAELGVTPTN; the protein is encoded by the coding sequence ATGCCTTCTGCGGGACCGTTGTCCGGAGTGAAAGTCGTCGACCTGACCGCGGTCGTCGCGGGGCCGTACTGCACCCAGATGATGGCCGACATGGGCGCCGACGTCGTCAAAGTCGAGGCGCCGCAGGGCGACAACGCGCGCTTCATCTCCGTCGGTCCCGAGCCTGGCCTCAGCGGCGTGTTCACCAACGTCAACCGCGGCAAGCGCAGCGTGGTCCTCGACCTGCAGACCGAGGTCGGCAAGGACGCGCTGCGCCGGCTGGTCGCGCAGGCCGACGTCTTCATCCACTCGATGCGCGCCGCCGCGATCGCCAAGCTCGGCTTCGACTATCCGGCCGTCGCCGCGCTCAACCCGTCGATCGTCTACACCAACTGCTACGGCTACGGCCGCAGCGGCCCCTACGCGGCGAGACCCGCCTACGACGACACCATCCAAGCCGAGTGCGGACTGGCCGCCGTGCAGGAAGAACTCACCGGCACAGCCGGATACGTCGGATCGATCATGGCCGACAAGGTCTGCGGGCTGACCGCGCTCAACGCGACCATGATGGCGCTGTTCCACCGGGCCCGCACCGGCGAGGGCCAGGAAGTCGAAGTGCCGATGTTCGAGACGATGGCGGCGTTCATGTTGGTCGAGCACGCCAACGGCGCGATGTTCGACCCGCCCCTGGGGCCCGCGCTCTATCCCCGCACGGTCGCCCGCAACCGCCGCCCTTACCCGACCCGTGACGGTCACATCGCCGCGCTGATCTACAACGACAAGCAGTGGCATGCTTTTGTCGATGCGGTGCAACCGGATTGGGATGCCGACCGCTACGCGACGATGGCCGCCCGCGCCGCCGACATCGACACCGTCTACGGCCTGATCGGCGATGTCCTGCGCACCCGGACCACCGTCGAGTGGCTGGCGTTGTTCGACGAGCTCGGCATCCCGGCCTCGTCGTTGCGCAGCACCGACGACCTGTTCACCGATCCGCACCTGGAGGCCGTCGGCTTCTTCGAAACCGTCGAGACCGAGCACGGTCCCGTGCGGTTTCCCGGTGTCCCGACCGGCTTCTCCCGCACACCCGGACGGATTCGAGGCAGCGCACCCCGGCTGGGGGAGCACACCGCCGAGGTGCTCGCCGAGCTCGGCGTCACACCGACGAATTAG
- the vapB gene encoding type II toxin-antitoxin system VapB family antitoxin, whose amino-acid sequence MADILIRDLSDAAVAHIDATAAAQGLSRQEYLRRRFEAERPHGEPRRGLTIDDLRRAARAASDLDNPEVMDRAWR is encoded by the coding sequence ATGGCAGACATATTGATCAGAGATTTGTCGGACGCCGCCGTGGCTCATATCGACGCCACCGCCGCGGCACAGGGCCTGTCGCGGCAGGAGTACCTCAGGCGACGCTTCGAGGCCGAACGCCCTCACGGCGAACCTCGCCGTGGGTTGACGATCGACGATCTCCGCCGCGCGGCGCGCGCGGCCTCCGACCTCGATAACCCCGAGGTGATGGACCGAGCGTGGCGGTGA
- a CDS encoding PIN domain nuclease, protein MAVRPWLIDKSAYTRLADSPDVDAWMQRIERGLVRISTVTRLEIGYSFRTAAEAHSEVMSPPLVLMPIEYLTPAIEDRAREIQLNLADRGQHRAPSIPDLLIAATAEMSGLTVLSVDKDFSLIADITGQPIETLRMA, encoded by the coding sequence GTGGCGGTGAGGCCATGGCTGATCGATAAGTCGGCGTACACGCGGCTCGCGGACTCACCCGACGTCGATGCCTGGATGCAGCGCATCGAACGCGGACTGGTCCGCATCAGCACGGTGACCCGCCTCGAAATTGGCTATTCGTTCCGCACAGCAGCGGAGGCGCACTCCGAAGTGATGTCGCCGCCCTTGGTGCTCATGCCGATCGAGTACCTCACGCCGGCCATCGAGGATCGCGCCCGCGAGATACAACTCAACTTGGCTGACCGCGGACAGCATCGGGCACCGTCGATTCCCGACCTGTTGATCGCAGCCACAGCGGAAATGTCCGGGCTGACGGTCCTCAGCGTTGACAAGGATTTCAGCCTGATCGCTGACATCACGGGGCAACCGATCGAGACGCTTCGAATGGCGTGA
- a CDS encoding VanW family protein, with product MQADRAQPQVIDATAPATDARLRRRLLPALIAAPFALLAVVYLADLVYSKDRVARGTTAAGVAIGGMTLRDAEQLLRATVSPRITRPIPVTAADQRATIDPEPAGLSVDWAATVEQAGAQPLNPLTRLTSLFTTREIGVVSTADDAALTAALDDLDARIERDPAEGTVRFDGDEPVAVYPENGRHLDVDAAAALLKRDWAAGATIDLPVVESAPRTTASDVDAAVADIAAPAVSGPLIITGDDDARATIGTAVIASALTFEAEDGEITATVDRHVLAEAARPQLAESETPVREATIDFAATPAQKVPSQDGRRIDYDETLLDVMDVLTDTSDREIEAVYVDDPASFTTADIEALGPVEVIGEFQTSGFSGASGVNIKRAAGAIDGIVVAPGETFSLNAATNPRTAANGYVESGIILNGRPDTGVGGGVSQVATTLFNAAYFAGLELVEHQEHSYYISRYPAGREATVFGDEIDVKFRNDGPTPVQIQTVWTSGSITVRILGIKRYEVSSAQSPRSKPTSPRTITIPAGESCSASGGAPGFTITDTRTLRDIATGDTRTESHTVRYDPIPKVVCGG from the coding sequence ATGCAGGCCGACAGGGCACAACCACAGGTCATCGACGCGACCGCGCCCGCGACGGATGCACGCCTGCGCCGCAGGCTGCTGCCGGCCCTGATCGCCGCGCCGTTCGCGCTGCTGGCCGTCGTCTACCTCGCCGACCTGGTGTACAGCAAAGACCGAGTAGCGCGGGGGACGACCGCGGCCGGGGTCGCCATCGGCGGGATGACGCTGCGCGACGCCGAGCAACTGCTGCGCGCGACCGTCAGCCCGCGCATCACCCGACCGATCCCCGTCACCGCCGCCGACCAGCGCGCCACCATCGACCCGGAGCCCGCCGGGCTGTCCGTGGACTGGGCCGCCACCGTCGAGCAGGCCGGCGCTCAGCCGCTCAACCCGCTCACCCGGCTGACGTCGCTTTTCACCACCCGGGAGATCGGCGTCGTCTCCACCGCCGACGACGCGGCGCTCACCGCGGCACTCGATGACCTGGACGCCCGCATCGAGCGGGACCCAGCCGAAGGCACCGTGCGCTTCGACGGGGACGAGCCCGTCGCCGTCTACCCGGAGAACGGCCGCCACCTCGACGTCGACGCCGCCGCGGCACTGCTCAAGCGTGACTGGGCCGCCGGCGCCACCATCGACCTCCCTGTCGTCGAATCGGCGCCCCGGACAACGGCGTCCGACGTCGATGCCGCCGTCGCCGACATCGCCGCGCCCGCGGTGTCCGGGCCGCTGATCATCACCGGCGACGACGACGCCCGCGCCACCATCGGAACGGCCGTCATCGCCAGCGCCCTGACGTTCGAAGCCGAGGACGGCGAGATCACCGCCACCGTCGACCGCCACGTCCTCGCCGAAGCGGCACGGCCTCAGCTGGCCGAGTCGGAGACCCCGGTGCGCGAGGCCACCATCGACTTCGCCGCGACACCGGCGCAGAAGGTGCCGTCGCAGGACGGCCGCCGCATCGACTACGACGAGACCCTCCTCGACGTGATGGATGTGCTGACCGACACCAGCGACCGGGAAATCGAGGCCGTCTACGTCGACGACCCGGCCAGCTTCACCACCGCCGACATCGAGGCGCTGGGCCCGGTCGAGGTGATCGGCGAATTCCAGACCTCCGGCTTCTCCGGAGCCTCCGGCGTGAACATCAAACGCGCTGCCGGGGCCATCGACGGCATCGTGGTCGCGCCGGGGGAGACGTTCAGTCTCAACGCCGCCACCAATCCGCGCACCGCGGCCAACGGCTACGTCGAGTCCGGCATCATCCTCAACGGCCGTCCCGACACCGGCGTCGGCGGGGGCGTGTCCCAGGTGGCTACGACGCTGTTCAACGCCGCGTACTTCGCGGGTCTGGAGCTCGTCGAGCACCAGGAGCACAGCTACTACATCAGCCGCTATCCGGCGGGCCGGGAGGCCACCGTGTTCGGCGACGAGATCGACGTGAAGTTCCGCAACGACGGGCCCACCCCGGTGCAGATCCAGACGGTGTGGACGTCGGGGTCGATCACCGTGCGAATCCTCGGGATCAAACGCTACGAGGTGTCCTCGGCGCAGAGCCCGCGATCGAAACCGACCAGCCCGCGCACCATCACCATCCCGGCCGGCGAATCGTGCAGCGCCAGCGGCGGCGCACCGGGATTCACCATCACCGACACCCGCACCCTGCGCGACATCGCCACCGGCGACACCCGCACCGAATCGCACACCGTGCGGTACGACCCGATCCCGAAGGTGGTGTGCGGGGGCTGA